A window of Rufibacter sp. LB8 contains these coding sequences:
- the mnmE gene encoding tRNA uridine-5-carboxymethylaminomethyl(34) synthesis GTPase MnmE: MISSLLNKDTIVALSTAAGHGAIAVIRLSGPEAIAMVNGVFKGKNLEKQVTHTLHFGTIRDQEKILDEVVVGLFKGPNSYTKEDVVEVSCHGSPYITEQLLRLFLQQGARLAEPGEFTKRAFLNGQFDLAQAEAVADLIASDSALTHQVAMKQMRGGFSQEIKVLRAQLIHFASMVELELDFSEEDVEFADRTALRKLIQTLQKLIQDLLQSFEMGNVLKNGVPTVIAGKPNAGKSTLLNALLNEEKAIVSDIPGTTRDVIEDEVMISGIRFRFIDTAGLRDTQDTVEAIGVARTKEQLQKAALVLYLFDVTTTTPYELQQEVEDLQLPSVPYLLLGNKQDLASPAQLENFKDFDSLLFLSAGNKEGMEDLKQALLHQVHANQAITGDRTIVTNLRHFQGLEKTNVALLEVVQGLDNGLSSDWLAADIRRALFYLGEITGEITTDDLLDNIFTKFCIGK, translated from the coding sequence TTGATTTCTTCGCTTTTAAATAAAGACACCATTGTGGCCTTGTCCACCGCCGCCGGGCACGGGGCCATTGCCGTTATCCGGCTTTCTGGCCCAGAGGCCATTGCCATGGTCAACGGGGTGTTCAAAGGCAAAAACCTGGAAAAGCAGGTTACCCACACCCTCCATTTCGGGACCATTAGGGACCAGGAGAAAATCTTAGACGAAGTGGTGGTGGGGTTGTTTAAAGGCCCTAATTCCTACACCAAGGAAGACGTGGTGGAAGTGTCCTGCCACGGGTCGCCGTACATCACCGAGCAATTGCTCAGGCTTTTCCTGCAGCAGGGCGCCCGACTGGCTGAACCCGGCGAATTCACCAAACGTGCCTTCTTGAACGGACAGTTTGATCTGGCCCAGGCCGAAGCCGTGGCGGACCTCATTGCCTCTGACTCGGCGCTCACGCACCAGGTGGCCATGAAACAGATGCGCGGCGGTTTTTCTCAGGAAATTAAAGTCTTGCGGGCCCAACTAATCCACTTCGCGTCTATGGTGGAGTTGGAGCTGGACTTCAGTGAGGAAGACGTGGAGTTCGCTGACAGAACCGCCCTTCGGAAATTGATTCAGACTTTGCAAAAGCTCATCCAGGATTTGCTGCAGTCTTTTGAGATGGGGAACGTGTTGAAAAACGGGGTGCCTACCGTCATCGCCGGTAAGCCCAATGCCGGCAAGTCCACCCTGCTCAATGCCCTGCTCAACGAAGAGAAAGCCATTGTCTCTGACATACCCGGTACCACCCGAGACGTGATTGAAGACGAAGTGATGATAAGTGGCATTCGGTTCCGGTTTATAGACACCGCCGGCCTGCGCGACACCCAGGACACCGTGGAGGCCATTGGCGTAGCCAGAACCAAGGAACAACTGCAGAAAGCGGCTTTGGTATTGTATCTGTTTGATGTGACCACCACCACACCATATGAGTTGCAACAGGAAGTAGAGGATTTGCAACTGCCGTCTGTTCCTTATCTGTTGTTAGGGAACAAACAAGACCTGGCTTCACCCGCCCAATTAGAGAATTTTAAAGATTTTGATTCTCTCTTGTTCCTTTCGGCTGGAAATAAGGAAGGCATGGAGGATTTGAAGCAGGCGCTTCTGCACCAGGTGCATGCCAATCAAGCCATCACCGGAGACCGCACTATTGTCACCAACCTTCGGCATTTTCAAGGGCTGGAAAAAACAAATGTGGCTTTACTGGAAGTGGTGCAAGGGTTAGACAACGGCCTCTCCAGCGACTGGCTGGCCGCTGACATTAGAAGAGCGCTCTTCTACCTTGGAGAAATTACCGGTGAAATCACGACAGATGATTTGCTGGATAACATCTTTACTAAATTCTGCATCGGAAAGTAA
- a CDS encoding DUF255 domain-containing protein, translating to MPALSVYVWLSLFLAFGSSPVSAPQPKETVNWLTLPEAMEKSKKQPKKIVIDVYTTWCGWCKKMDREVYQNPAVVAALNRDFYVVKLNAEQKQPITVNGTTYQYNSSYKAHELALGLLKGEMSYPSTVFLNEQQQVMQRLPGYYSAQDFLRVLAYLAEK from the coding sequence ATGCCTGCTTTGTCTGTTTATGTGTGGCTCTCGCTTTTCCTGGCTTTTGGCAGCAGCCCAGTCAGTGCGCCCCAGCCAAAAGAAACCGTGAACTGGCTCACGCTGCCAGAGGCCATGGAGAAATCTAAAAAGCAGCCCAAGAAAATTGTGATTGACGTGTACACCACCTGGTGCGGCTGGTGCAAGAAAATGGACCGCGAAGTCTACCAGAACCCAGCCGTGGTGGCCGCCCTGAATCGTGATTTCTACGTGGTCAAACTCAACGCCGAACAAAAGCAGCCCATCACCGTCAACGGTACTACCTACCAATACAACTCGTCATACAAAGCCCATGAACTGGCGTTGGGGCTTTTGAAAGGCGAGATGAGTTACCCCAGCACCGTCTTCCTGAATGAACAACAGCAAGTCATGCAGCGCCTGCCCGGTTACTACTCCGCCCAGGATTTTCTGCGGGTTTTGGCGTATCTTGCGGAAAAATAG
- a CDS encoding DEAD/DEAH box helicase encodes MQQKILERLKIETLTPMQSATVEAAKAQDVVVLSPTGSGKTLAFLLPLADRLQKEKEGVQALILAPTRELAQQIEQVLKQMGLGVKIDCFYGGHSVYDEKKSLASPPAVAIGTPGRIASHIKEGYMAGNTVHTLVLDEFDKSLEMGFQEEMGYIIGQLPRVERRLLTSATAMHSIPAFTGLKQYTTLNYLKEEASLPDVDLRTALVKNNDKIGTLYQLICHLGNTPTLVFCNQRDVVEQVSTYLQNKKVAHGIFHGGLEQPDRERVLLKFRNGTHHLLISTDLAARGLDIPEIENVVHFQMTDAPTFVHRNGRTARMNAKGTVYLLLHPGEKPDYLPTVPPTVSLPTQVTAPPASFWDTLYVSAGKKDKISKGDVVGWLLQKGNLEKADVGKIEVQDSATFVAVNRLKLEKAIALLQQEKLKGKKVKLDRAN; translated from the coding sequence ATGCAGCAAAAAATACTGGAACGCCTGAAAATTGAAACCCTGACCCCTATGCAGTCCGCCACCGTAGAGGCCGCCAAGGCGCAGGATGTGGTGGTGCTCTCCCCCACCGGTTCCGGCAAAACCCTGGCCTTTTTGCTGCCCTTGGCCGATCGGTTGCAGAAAGAAAAAGAAGGCGTACAGGCGTTGATTCTGGCCCCCACCCGCGAATTAGCCCAGCAGATTGAACAGGTACTCAAGCAAATGGGCTTGGGCGTGAAGATTGACTGCTTTTACGGTGGCCACTCGGTGTATGACGAGAAAAAGAGCCTGGCCTCTCCTCCCGCCGTGGCCATTGGTACGCCCGGGCGCATTGCCTCGCACATTAAAGAAGGCTATATGGCCGGCAACACGGTACACACGCTGGTTCTGGACGAATTTGATAAATCCCTGGAAATGGGGTTTCAGGAAGAGATGGGCTATATCATTGGGCAGTTGCCGCGGGTGGAGCGCCGTTTATTGACTTCGGCCACAGCCATGCATTCCATTCCGGCCTTCACGGGTCTCAAGCAATACACCACCCTCAATTACCTCAAGGAAGAAGCCAGTTTGCCAGATGTGGACCTCAGAACCGCCCTGGTTAAAAACAACGACAAAATAGGCACGCTTTACCAATTAATCTGCCACCTGGGCAACACGCCAACCCTGGTTTTCTGTAATCAACGCGATGTCGTGGAACAGGTGAGCACTTACCTCCAAAACAAGAAAGTGGCGCACGGCATTTTCCACGGGGGGCTTGAACAGCCAGATCGCGAACGGGTGCTCCTTAAATTCAGGAACGGCACGCACCATTTATTGATCAGCACTGATCTTGCCGCCCGGGGCCTGGACATACCCGAGATTGAAAACGTGGTGCACTTCCAAATGACTGATGCCCCGACCTTTGTACACCGCAACGGCCGCACTGCGCGCATGAACGCCAAAGGCACCGTGTACCTGCTGCTGCACCCCGGCGAGAAGCCAGACTACCTGCCTACCGTGCCGCCCACGGTTTCGCTCCCCACCCAGGTGACCGCGCCGCCCGCTTCTTTCTGGGACACCCTGTATGTGAGCGCTGGCAAAAAGGACAAAATCAGCAAAGGCGATGTAGTGGGTTGGCTCCTGCAAAAAGGGAATCTGGAGAAAGCAGACGTGGGCAAGATTGAAGTGCAGGACTCCGCCACCTTCGTGGCTGTTAACCGCCTGAAACTTGAGAAGGCCATTGCGCTTTTACAGCAAGAGAAACTGAAAGGCAAGAAAGTAAAACTTGACAGGGCAAATTAA
- a CDS encoding cold-shock protein yields the protein MARSQNSFMKKQLEQKRLKKKKDKEERKQERQENSTGGNLEDMLMYVDEFGNFSSTPPEKKVEKKKEDTPPAPRKRDEQR from the coding sequence ATGGCAAGATCACAGAACAGTTTCATGAAGAAACAACTAGAACAAAAAAGACTCAAGAAAAAGAAAGACAAGGAGGAGCGCAAGCAGGAACGTCAGGAAAACTCTACCGGCGGTAACCTGGAAGACATGTTGATGTATGTAGATGAGTTCGGTAATTTCTCTTCTACCCCACCAGAGAAGAAAGTAGAGAAGAAGAAAGAAGACACGCCACCTGCGCCCAGAAAACGCGACGAGCAGCGTTAA
- a CDS encoding cold-shock protein, producing MNQGTVKFFNESKGFGFIKDNNDNQEYFVHVSGLVDEIRENDEVVYDLQEGRKGLNATNVKRA from the coding sequence ATGAATCAAGGAACAGTAAAATTCTTCAATGAATCTAAAGGATTCGGTTTTATCAAAGACAACAATGACAATCAGGAGTACTTCGTACACGTGTCTGGTCTGGTAGATGAAATCAGAGAGAACGACGAAGTAGTCTATGATCTTCAAGAAGGAAGAAAAGGACTGAACGCCACTAACGTGAAGCGCGCCTAG
- a CDS encoding toxic anion resistance protein — MENQDLTLSENKELVQKRAQEIAGTIDPYKPESLSAFGVETQRKLGHYSNELLTKVKAKDSGDAGAAINELLAQINQIKIDEPESGGFLSRIPFMKKFADKTKRLASQYNSVSENVDDVVVKLEKTRQSVLKDSTGLEVMFKQVVEYIHEVRSLIAAGRLKIEEIETQTIPALQAQVESSGQDEIVVQRLADMVAFKDRLEKKVHDFTLSHTIATQSMPQIRMIQTTNEVLAQKIQNSIVTVIPVWRQQVAIALGLEKQRKALEIQKKVTDTTNEMLLKNSQMLKTNVVTAAQENERGIVDVDTLKKVNKDMVETLDAVIKISEEGSRKRAEAVKELAQVQEELNSKILGNLNKSNKIDLQ, encoded by the coding sequence ATGGAAAACCAAGACCTCACCTTGTCTGAGAACAAAGAACTGGTGCAGAAACGCGCCCAGGAAATAGCCGGCACCATTGACCCCTACAAACCAGAAAGCCTGAGCGCCTTCGGGGTGGAGACGCAGCGCAAACTGGGCCATTACTCCAATGAACTGCTCACCAAGGTTAAAGCCAAAGATTCCGGCGATGCCGGGGCTGCCATCAATGAACTGTTGGCCCAGATCAATCAGATCAAGATTGATGAACCGGAGAGCGGCGGTTTCCTGTCCAGGATTCCGTTCATGAAGAAGTTCGCCGACAAGACCAAACGCCTGGCCAGCCAGTACAACTCTGTGTCTGAGAACGTAGATGACGTGGTGGTGAAACTGGAGAAAACCCGGCAGAGCGTGCTCAAAGATTCTACCGGTCTGGAAGTCATGTTCAAGCAGGTGGTGGAGTACATTCATGAGGTGCGGTCCCTGATTGCCGCGGGCCGGCTGAAGATTGAGGAGATTGAAACCCAGACCATTCCGGCCCTGCAGGCCCAGGTAGAAAGCAGCGGGCAAGATGAAATTGTGGTTCAGCGTTTAGCTGACATGGTGGCGTTCAAAGATCGGCTGGAGAAGAAAGTGCATGATTTTACTTTGTCGCATACCATTGCCACGCAGAGCATGCCACAGATCAGAATGATTCAGACTACCAATGAAGTGCTGGCGCAGAAGATCCAGAATTCCATTGTAACCGTTATCCCGGTGTGGCGCCAGCAGGTAGCCATTGCCTTGGGATTAGAGAAACAGCGCAAAGCCCTGGAAATCCAGAAAAAGGTCACCGACACCACCAATGAAATGTTGCTCAAGAACTCCCAAATGCTCAAGACCAACGTGGTCACGGCAGCTCAGGAAAACGAACGCGGCATTGTGGACGTGGACACGCTCAAGAAAGTAAACAAAGACATGGTGGAAACCCTTGACGCCGTGATCAAGATTTCTGAGGAGGGCAGCCGCAAGCGCGCCGAAGCCGTAAAAGAGCTGGCCCAGGTGCAGGAAGAGCTCAACAGCAAAATTCTGGGTAACCTGAACAAGTCCAACAAGATTGACCTTCAATAA
- a CDS encoding cold-shock protein gives MNQGTVKFFNDDKGFGFIKDSNTNQEYFVHVSGLVDEIRENDEVVYDLQEGRKGLNAVNVKLA, from the coding sequence ATGAATCAAGGAACAGTAAAATTCTTTAATGATGATAAAGGCTTCGGCTTCATTAAAGACAGCAACACAAATCAGGAGTACTTCGTGCACGTATCTGGTTTAGTAGACGAAATCAGAGAAAACGACGAGGTAGTTTATGATCTTCAAGAAGGAAGAAAAGGACTAAACGCCGTGAACGTAAAATTGGCCTAG
- a CDS encoding transposase, producing MKRARKHNRLPGFDYSREEIYFVTSCVRENACVLGEVVEGEMVLNEIGLIAQAQWQAVMERYAYVYSHAFVVMPNHVHGLVEINQQWDLGGDIKRDDQERDDQEGVDRACVDQECVRTGRDLSLHDRHASHIKSQEPVKVQKIKSISELMGAYKTTSSKLIRLAGLSDFVWQRSFHDHIVRNEQSFRHIKDYIENNPTRWQEDKFWR from the coding sequence ATGAAACGAGCCCGAAAACACAACCGTCTGCCAGGTTTTGATTACAGCCGGGAGGAAATCTATTTTGTGACGTCGTGCGTGAGAGAAAATGCCTGCGTCCTTGGCGAAGTGGTAGAAGGGGAGATGGTATTGAATGAAATTGGCCTGATTGCGCAAGCGCAGTGGCAGGCGGTGATGGAGAGGTATGCCTATGTATATTCACATGCGTTTGTGGTCATGCCGAATCATGTGCATGGGCTGGTAGAGATTAATCAGCAATGGGATTTAGGAGGAGATATTAAACGCGATGATCAGGAACGCGATGATCAGGAAGGTGTGGATCGGGCATGCGTGGATCAGGAATGCGTGCGGACAGGTCGCGACCTGTCCCTACATGATCGGCATGCCAGCCACATAAAATCCCAAGAGCCTGTGAAGGTTCAGAAGATAAAATCAATTTCAGAATTGATGGGCGCGTACAAAACCACCTCGTCTAAATTAATCCGATTGGCAGGTTTATCTGATTTTGTCTGGCAACGGTCTTTTCATGACCATATCGTTAGAAACGAGCAAAGTTTCCGCCACATTAAAGATTACATTGAAAACAACCCCACCCGCTGGCAAGAAGACAAATTCTGGAGATAA
- a CDS encoding class I SAM-dependent DNA methyltransferase, whose amino-acid sequence MAKKNTSAPAAKGDIDFEKELWDVANELRGAVAENQYKDYVLSLLFVKHLSERYEVRKQELQLSLFQDPVETQYFASLSPEKQQAQLNLVLEDELEYQVKNAYRLPLHATWDYLRENAEQDDIKVKVDQAFVLKDEILAKRNPDYKGVLEPIFVKSQLSLTQVAGLINLFSKETFSEINNPESDIYGRVYEYYIGKFAMAEGSGAGQFFTPGSVVRLLVEMLEPLKGRIMDLACGSGGMFVQSLKFLQAHGGEKNDISIYGQERYEGTLRLCKMNLLLRNLSFDVKLGDSLLHDRFSDLKADYALMNPPFNISNWHPELLPDNDPRLFGAKDTFTTPGNANYMWFQTLWHHLSARGTAGVVMANGAMTTGSAGEKNVREHMITQGMVHCIVQMPDKLFLTTGIPACIFLLSKNRDGRDGEHRERKKEILFIDARKLGTMASRRLRVFEDADVARISDTYHQWRNQGGSYTDVEGFCKAATLDEVAANNYVLSPGRYVGS is encoded by the coding sequence ATGGCGAAAAAGAATACCTCGGCCCCCGCGGCCAAAGGCGATATAGATTTTGAGAAAGAACTCTGGGACGTAGCCAACGAGCTGCGCGGCGCCGTGGCCGAAAACCAATACAAAGACTACGTGCTCTCCCTGCTGTTCGTGAAGCACCTGAGCGAGCGCTACGAGGTGCGCAAGCAGGAACTGCAACTGTCCCTTTTCCAGGACCCTGTAGAGACGCAATACTTTGCGTCTTTGTCTCCCGAAAAACAACAGGCGCAACTAAATCTGGTGCTGGAAGACGAGTTGGAGTACCAGGTCAAGAACGCCTACCGCCTGCCCCTACACGCCACCTGGGACTACCTGCGCGAGAACGCTGAGCAGGACGACATCAAGGTGAAGGTAGACCAGGCCTTCGTGCTCAAAGACGAAATTCTGGCCAAGCGCAACCCCGACTACAAAGGCGTGCTGGAGCCTATCTTCGTGAAGAGCCAGCTCTCGCTTACGCAGGTAGCGGGGCTCATTAACCTGTTCTCCAAAGAGACCTTCTCTGAGATAAACAACCCCGAAAGCGACATCTACGGCCGCGTGTATGAATACTACATCGGTAAGTTCGCCATGGCCGAGGGCTCCGGTGCGGGGCAGTTCTTCACGCCGGGCAGCGTGGTGCGCCTGCTGGTAGAAATGCTGGAGCCGCTCAAGGGCCGCATCATGGATTTGGCCTGCGGCAGCGGCGGCATGTTTGTGCAAAGCCTCAAGTTCTTGCAGGCCCACGGCGGCGAAAAAAACGACATCTCCATTTACGGGCAGGAGCGCTACGAGGGCACGCTGCGCCTCTGCAAGATGAACCTGCTGCTGCGCAACCTCTCCTTCGACGTGAAGCTGGGAGACTCCTTGCTGCACGACCGCTTCTCTGACCTGAAGGCCGATTACGCCCTCATGAACCCGCCGTTCAACATCTCCAACTGGCACCCCGAGCTGCTGCCCGACAACGACCCGCGCCTCTTCGGGGCCAAAGACACCTTTACCACCCCCGGCAACGCCAATTACATGTGGTTCCAGACGCTGTGGCACCACCTCTCTGCCCGCGGCACGGCGGGCGTAGTAATGGCCAACGGCGCCATGACCACCGGCAGCGCCGGCGAAAAGAACGTGCGCGAGCACATGATTACCCAAGGCATGGTTCACTGCATTGTGCAGATGCCCGACAAGCTGTTCCTGACCACCGGCATACCCGCCTGTATCTTTCTTTTGAGTAAGAACCGTGACGGCCGCGACGGCGAACACCGTGAACGCAAAAAAGAAATCCTGTTCATAGACGCCCGCAAGCTGGGCACCATGGCCAGCCGCCGCCTGCGCGTGTTTGAAGACGCAGACGTAGCCCGCATCTCTGACACCTACCACCAATGGCGCAACCAGGGCGGCAGCTACACAGATGTAGAAGGCTTCTGCAAGGCCGCTACCCTAGACGAAGTGGCCGCCAACAACTACGTGCTCTCGCCGGGC